One part of the Flavobacterium johnsoniae UW101 genome encodes these proteins:
- the thrS gene encoding threonine--tRNA ligase, with translation MIKITLPDGSIREFAQGVTPMEVAKNISEGFARNVISASFNGTTIETETPLTTDGNLILYTWNDAEGKKAFWHSTSHVMAQALEELYPGIKLTLGPAIANGFYYDVDFEDQKISEADFKKIEDRILEIARGKFDFKMRPVTKAEALEMYKDNVYKTELISNLEDGTITFCDHATFTDLCRGGHIPNTGIIKAVKIMSVAGAYWRGDEKNKQLTRVYGTSFPKQKDLTEYLELLEEAKRRDHRKLGKELELFAFSQKVGQGLPLWLPKGAALRDRLEQFLKRAQKKAGYEQVVSPHIGQKELYVTSGHYAKYGADSFQPIHTPAEGEEFLLKPMNCPHHCEIYNVRPWSYKDLPKRYAEFGTVYRYEQSGELHGLTRVRGFTQDDAHIFCTPEQLDEEFKKVIDLVLYVFGSLGFENFTAQISLRDQEDREKYIGTDENWEKAENAIINAAKDKGLNTVVEYGEAAFYGPKLDFMVKDALGRQWQLGTIQVDYNLPERFELTYKGADNELHRPVMIHRAPFGSMERFIAILLEHTAGNFPLWLMPEQAIILSLSEKYENYAKKVLDLLENHEIRALIDNRNETIGKKIRDAEMQKIPFMLIVGEEEEKNGTISIRRHGQEGKGNITVSIEEFASIVDEEIKKTLKVFTV, from the coding sequence TGCTGAAGGTAAAAAAGCTTTCTGGCATTCGACTTCGCACGTAATGGCTCAAGCACTTGAGGAATTATATCCTGGAATTAAATTAACTCTAGGACCTGCAATTGCAAATGGTTTCTATTATGATGTTGATTTTGAAGACCAAAAAATCTCTGAGGCTGATTTCAAAAAAATCGAAGACCGTATTCTTGAAATTGCAAGAGGAAAGTTTGATTTTAAAATGCGTCCGGTAACTAAAGCAGAAGCTTTGGAAATGTATAAAGACAACGTTTACAAGACTGAATTGATTTCAAATCTTGAAGATGGAACTATTACATTCTGCGATCACGCTACTTTTACTGATTTATGCCGCGGTGGTCATATTCCAAATACTGGAATCATTAAGGCTGTAAAAATCATGAGTGTTGCTGGTGCTTACTGGAGAGGTGATGAGAAAAACAAGCAATTGACTCGTGTTTATGGAACTTCTTTCCCTAAACAGAAAGATCTTACTGAATATCTTGAACTTCTTGAAGAAGCAAAACGTCGCGATCACCGTAAATTAGGAAAAGAACTAGAGTTATTCGCTTTCTCTCAAAAAGTTGGTCAAGGTTTACCTTTGTGGTTACCAAAAGGAGCTGCTTTAAGAGATCGTTTAGAGCAATTTTTAAAAAGAGCTCAAAAGAAAGCTGGATATGAGCAAGTAGTAAGTCCACATATTGGGCAGAAAGAATTATATGTTACTTCTGGTCACTATGCGAAATACGGAGCTGATAGTTTCCAACCGATTCATACGCCAGCTGAAGGTGAAGAGTTTTTATTAAAACCAATGAACTGTCCTCACCACTGTGAGATTTACAATGTAAGACCTTGGTCATATAAAGATTTACCGAAGCGTTATGCTGAATTTGGAACTGTTTACAGATATGAGCAGTCTGGTGAATTACATGGTTTAACTCGTGTTCGAGGATTTACTCAGGATGATGCGCATATTTTCTGTACTCCAGAACAATTGGATGAAGAGTTCAAAAAAGTAATTGACCTTGTATTGTATGTATTTGGTTCGTTAGGCTTTGAAAACTTTACTGCTCAAATTTCATTAAGAGATCAAGAAGATAGAGAAAAGTACATTGGTACTGATGAAAACTGGGAGAAAGCTGAAAATGCTATCATTAATGCAGCAAAAGACAAAGGTCTTAATACTGTTGTAGAATATGGTGAAGCTGCATTTTATGGTCCGAAACTTGATTTCATGGTAAAAGATGCTTTAGGAAGACAATGGCAGTTAGGAACAATTCAGGTGGATTACAATTTACCTGAGCGTTTTGAATTGACATATAAAGGTGCTGATAATGAACTACATCGTCCTGTGATGATTCATAGAGCTCCTTTTGGATCTATGGAACGATTTATAGCAATTTTACTAGAGCATACAGCAGGAAATTTCCCACTTTGGCTAATGCCTGAGCAAGCTATTATCTTGTCTTTGAGCGAGAAATACGAAAATTATGCTAAAAAAGTTTTAGATTTGCTAGAAAATCACGAAATTCGCGCCCTAATTGACAACCGAAATGAAACTATCGGTAAGAAAATTAGAGATGCAGAAATGCAGAAAATTCCATTTATGCTTATCGTTGGTGAGGAAGAAGAGAAAAACGGAACAATTTCAATTCGTCGTCACGGACAAGAAGGAAAAGGAAACATCACAGTTTCTATCGAAGAGTTTGCTTCGATTGTAGACGAAGAAATAAAAAAGACATTAAAAGTATTTACAGTTTAA
- the infC gene encoding translation initiation factor IF-3, with translation MNNLIRVPEVRLVGENIEPGVFKIADALRLADQFELDLVEISPNAEPPVCKIMDYKKFVYEQKKRDKALKAKSSQVVVKEIRFGPQTDEHDYEFKRKNAEKFLKEGAKLKAFVFFKGRSIIYKDQGQILLLRLATDLEEYGKVEAMPVLEGKRMIMFIAPKKKK, from the coding sequence ATAAACAATCTTATTCGTGTTCCTGAAGTACGTCTTGTAGGTGAAAACATTGAACCTGGGGTTTTTAAAATCGCTGATGCGTTACGTTTAGCTGACCAATTTGAATTGGATTTAGTTGAAATTTCGCCAAACGCTGAACCGCCGGTTTGTAAAATCATGGATTACAAGAAATTTGTTTATGAACAAAAGAAGCGTGATAAAGCATTAAAAGCTAAATCATCTCAAGTTGTAGTAAAAGAAATTCGTTTTGGTCCTCAAACAGATGAACATGATTATGAATTTAAAAGAAAAAATGCTGAGAAGTTCCTAAAAGAAGGAGCTAAATTAAAAGCATTCGTTTTCTTTAAAGGTCGTTCTATCATCTATAAAGATCAAGGACAAATTTTATTATTACGTCTTGCTACTGATTTAGAAGAATATGGTAAAGTTGAAGCTATGCCGGTTCTAGAAGGAAAGAGAATGATTATGTTCATTGCTCCGAAGAAGAAAAAGTAA
- the rpmI gene encoding 50S ribosomal protein L35, which translates to MPKMKTKSSAKKRFKVTGSGKIKRKHAFKSHILTKKSKKRKLALTHSALVHKTDEKSIKQQLRII; encoded by the coding sequence ATGCCTAAAATGAAAACTAAATCTAGCGCTAAGAAACGTTTTAAAGTTACTGGCTCTGGAAAGATTAAAAGAAAGCATGCTTTTAAAAGTCACATCTTGACTAAAAAATCTAAAAAACGTAAATTAGCTTTGACACACTCAGCGCTAGTTCACAAAACTGATGAGAAAAGCATCAAACAACAATTAAGAATTATCTAA